The Sesamum indicum cultivar Zhongzhi No. 13 linkage group LG6, S_indicum_v1.0, whole genome shotgun sequence genomic interval tggcatttattatttttatcctttatctttctaatattgcaaaaatatcctataactttattatattttgcaaatttggttcttttgatgaattaattttgcaaaaaattgaagtaataaaTCATGTGTGCCTCACGTGCTTCATTCAAATTGAAGATTTTGTTTTGATTAGTTCACTTTCACCaacatggatgaaaaattaaaaaaaaaaaataacacgacaatgatttatttatgcaatttttgtaaaattcggCACCagaaaggaccaaaattgtgaaatatcaaaaagttTCAGGAATATTTTGCAACTTGTAGAaagataaatgataaaaatgccATAATCGCGAGAAacacattatttatttcaacaatttttttgcaaaattcggTACTTAAAGAaccaaaatctcaaaaaattagTTAACTATTTTACAatcttaaaaagataaaagataaaaatactaaaatatcaaaattataaaataaaaaatatatttaaactgaTCTTATACGAGTGACATATGTATGTAGATTGAAACAACCAATTTGTAACAGAAAATTCGAGCTGTATGCACAAAAACCTGTTGAAAGCGACTTTATTCTCTTCTTGAATATCTCCACATTGAAGTCAATATGCATTGGCATTAATATGATACGTTAACCATTTTTACTGCTAATtcatgtgtgtatgtgtggacCAAGCAGGGAAACTTAGGAGTTGAGATGGGAAAAGTGTGTAGTACAACAACATTGTAAAAAGACACACACCTGTACTTGTGTTGTCAAGGTTCTTGCATACTCTAATGCTGCCTGAACGGTAACACTAGCTAGCTACCATGTTACACATTTTTTCACTACGTGAACGaatcaagaaaatcttgaTTCGGAAATGTATGTATTCAGAGTCATGTCCATAAGGTGAAGAAGATTTTGGTGAATTTTCCGTGATTCGTTCTGGCTCTCCATTTCTTGAGGACCATCAGTATCAGTATCAGCATCCAAATCCCTCTATCTTGAGCCATGGAGTTTTCAACGATCCGTTTGCTCCGAAAATAGTATATTAAATGCTATTGCGGCTGTCGATGTGCCTCCACTGAATAAAAATAGCATAAAGAAGCTCTGGGGACTTAGACTCACTGTGTCGTTGTCCACACATTTCTCCCATGCTATATATCAAGCTGTTTTCCGAGTCCTTCAACGTCCCGCTTTCAAATATACGCTTAATAATGCTTCGTCCATGTCGGGAATCAACATGGCCCCCTTTGGAAATGCCTAACATAAGATCCACGTAAGAATATTACACGCCTGGCCggcatgcacatatatatatatatgaagtagGATACGAGATCAAACACAGATGATCGGGCCGAACGTAAGTAGTACATAAAAACTAAAGAGTTGTAATTAGGAGGCGCAATGGTGAAGCTCTTGCATTGGCAACGAAAAGTGCCATGCCATGCGTATGCCTCAGGTGTTGTGAAATCCTTGATGTTGTTCGGGTGCAAATGCAAGGCTTCCACCAAATAACCCCTCACGAAGACATCTTAGAAAATCCAACAAATGCGTTTCCGCTTCACGAACAATCAAACCCTGTTCGAATGTGACTGAATCGGGACTACGTACCATCGGTGTGGTGTTGTTGCAATGTCACCCGCAGCCGCATCAACTTCCTGCTCAACCAAATCCAGGTTTTCTTCATCAGTTCTCATGATGTAAAATGGTCTTATGATGTCAAACTTGaaagttaaaaagaatatatctCACCTTCAGTTGGACTTGCTTCACCAAATCTGTGTAGTATCCCGACCTCGGCAAGTACTGCTGCTAATTCCTCCCAAACAACATTGCAGGTCCACATGGTATTGTGAAATCCTTGATCGTTGGCgtacaataagttagtaacaAATCAATCGATATTAAATATCACTTCTCAtctagtttttttttgttaatatcaataaattcaattaattttaaccaaCATAgtacttatttgttaaacgaaaataaatctcaagggtactagatgtaatttctcaaatcagaTGACTTATTTGTTGACCAACGCTCTGATACCACCGATTATTTCCGCTGTTttatgttaatgtaattttcgGTTAATATCTTGTAcatctttatatattatttctgtaATCATAAATGGGCTCTCCACCCaataataattacaccaaattttagagGAGAAAAGTGTAACTAGCCCTTTGTTTAATGTGGATCTTGTCGAACCCAACTTGACTCCAATCAGAATATGATAAGCATTTGATAAAAGTAAGATATATATTTGGCATAATAACTTCTAAAATATAGCTCTATATCTGTACATGAAAAGAGCCAACCATATATATCCTGACGTCGTTATCAAAAGAAACACGTTTTAATGTCTTTCCTCTAAGTTTAGGTTTATGGTCAATACATTGAGAAGAATTATGTGGGAAAAAACGGTGGCTaagaatttttgaatattccaACATACTACTTAATCAAATTCCAACATACATGATCTTCTAGTTTTCTTCTATTCGGTCTTAagttaaaattacattttttatactataaCTTAGAGTTTGgatatttttaatctaaattcttacaaaattttaaaaataatccaatagctttaaaaaaattctcaatttcgGTCTAACTTTAAAACAAAAGTTCAATAACATGTGTAGGTCATGTAGTCGTTTTTCTTCAATAAGAAAAGATGATATCCACATAATATGCGTGTAGCTTTTTCcattaatttactaatatatgaaaaaaaaaaaaacaactagaatagtaaatcaattaaataaggtttgtttcaataaaaaaaagtagaaaattcgTATTTTCTCACATTCTTCAGAGgtttgaaattttagaaaatatatatgattttaactCTGACTCAATTTAGCTCAAAATTGTGGCAAAAgtcttttgtaaattaaaattctgaatatagatataaaagttaaattaatatttaatttcagaaattaaatatttatatagtactacttaatattcaaatattatgttaataGTATAAGAAGGTATATCGCTTTCCAATTTAATTGGACATATAATTCAATTCTGTCGACTAGAGACCATTTCCATTAATAAAATGTGTTGActtacatgattttttttttttatatatatatcttttggattcaaaatagaatcattctcgattaattaaattaaatgtgtCAATGACCCACATACTGAAGGATCAAGACAGGTACAGACATAGGTTCTTTGGGCATAGTACGTTCAAGGCTCAAAATTTCGAGAGAtcttttgtttaaattttggtATGTGCGTGATGtgactagaaaaaaaaaatgatttatgctataaatttaatagttatggagtaaaaattataataaatatttttttattgatcacgattaaataaattcatatagaaaaagttatttatcaTGACTTTTAGCCACCTTTACAGATACAATGGCCAATAACTGTTGCATGACCATAGTCAATGAATCTTTgctatgattatttttttaaccatgacaattaACCACggttaaatattgtattttttgtagtgcgTGTTCCAATCTCCAAAGGTCGTCTATCGTTCGACGTCTGGGCTTAGGGTACGTGGAACGAGCTTGGGACTTGCACAAAGTGACACGTGGGACTTGACCCGGCGTGAGCACTCCGATGCTCAAATTAAGTTGTTATATGAGTAAGTCATATATCGGTACAAATAGTAAATAAGTTTACCTTAACCGTCTTATATGTAGGGGTTTTTATATTTGAGACTAGTTGTACGGACATTACTGGTCTGTCAAGGCGATGCTATCGCATGTCCCTCATCCTTTATTTTCTATTGATCTATGTACTTGATGGGCTTTCTGGAGTTTTTATTTCTGTAAACTCATAtcattcttaaaatattttaaactcgatttaatatatttgggCTCGCTAATTTTATCCACATTAGTGGGTGAATTTGATGTGTACTCTAGGGGGAAGAGAGAGCGAGAACCCaaaacagaaaattttaattacttctGTTTCCcaattaaaggaaaaatactTTCCGTCAGTTGATCTCGGTTAATCAAAAGAACAGGTAAAAAGGGCATCCAATGATTGATTTCAACTTGatctgaaaaaaaagaagaggaagaaaggcGGGAATTTTACACACGAATTTTGTgtgtaattatcatatattattaattaattcgatGACGTCGAAAGTTACTTGCAAGAAACCCTTTCTTACACAAAATCCCCACACACAACTTGTTCAACGTACGATTAATGCCAAAAGTCGCCAAGAAAAACTTGGTCAATCAACACAAGATAGTACGATGAACCTTCCATGGCTGCTAACCcgaaattcattaattaatcaattactCAACAACTACATATTCTAATCCACctaatcctatatatatatatagatagatgaTCACGACATTTCTACAGCCCTGATTATCATTACTTACAACTACGTGCCTCCTTGTGATCAACTTCACCATGAAAACATCTCTTGTTCTTCTATTAGTCTTATTTTTTGCAAGCGGAGCGATTTGTCGGCCATTGACAAACAGTTCTCCGGGACTGGTTTCAGATGGAGTGGAGGAGGAAAACAGGTTTTCTTCGTATAATACGATAGGGTTTAAAGGAATCATCGGGAATTCAGGCAGCAGCAGGGAGGAAACCTGCGAGCAAATGTACGGGTTTTTGCCGTGTTCGAAGACAATTCCAGGACACTTGTTCTTGATTCTGGTTTACGAGTACCTACTTTTCCATGCTGAATCCTATGTTGCCTCCGGAGGGGAGAGGATTTTCAAGATTCTTGGCCCTGGTGTGTTCGGTGCCAGCGCTTTCCAGGTTATCGGGTCCCTCCCAGAAGCCCTCATTCTTCTTGGTAAActcaattattattcttttacgCAACACTCACaactatacatatacatatatatattcttgatGAAAAACAGTGAATTATAGTCATGTTtgaaaattagtaatttcattCGTAATATCCCGGTATGCAACAGCCAGTAtgaaatataacttttttattatgatataattatcaatacacaAACTTTAAATTACCATTCACATATATTAGATGCATTTACTTCTAATTGTGAGTTTCGATacgaaaaattgtaattttagtagGTAAGTATGTGGGGTGGtcattttagttatttatgaatttattttggtgaATTAGTCttgtcattttaaatttttctcacaataatgataaagatagccaaaagaaaatacataacCAGCTTAATTAAATGTACTTTTCTAGTCCTTTTAACAAGATGCGACTATTTCTATCTTTAATATgcgaaatttttttaaactacaagataaaactaaaatggattcttataaaattaaaattgccacccctatatttaattagacgggactaaaactataattttttttatttttaattttcatatatatatatatatattaaattttattttatcacaagCAATCTTGAGGCCCTTATCCAATAGTGTTATGGTTTATGTTATTGCATAATGGAATGGGTATTAATTATCAAGCGACAACTTGTTAGAAAAGTCTTGTAATAATTACTCCCAAACTATCACGTCCTGCATGCTTGTGGGGTTTGGTTTGAGGGCCTACGGACAATATTCCATTACCTAATCTccctaaaatattaattcgtCCTACCAagttgaatttcaaaatataattatagttcTTCTACCTTTCTCCTACCTTTGAAATTCATTAGTTACTTaaatttctttcattatttttggACCGTAGACATTAtgaaatgattaaatatttgcATCACAGCCTCCATGACTGCTCCCCGACTCACTATTGTACGTATGCAGATGTCGCAGTGCGTCACATTTGAATACTCTTAGTAActtgttttataaaatcaaatgtttGTAAAAGAGAATATGTCTCGCCAGTTGATGCAATTGTTTGGGCCACTCCATCGACGATCAAATTTATCTGGATTTTCTAACATTGTTTCTCGGCCTGGATTTCTTTGCAGCATCTGGGCTTTCAAGCAGCGACGAGATTGCTCAAGAATGTGTGTTGACGGGAGTCGGTTTGCTCGCTGGATCCTCAATCTTGCTACTCACTATAATATGGGGAACCTGCATTATACTCGGGAGCCAATCATTTTCCAGTCATTTGCACTCTAATCTTTCAGACAACAAAAGATACAACCCTCTTGAAAGATTGTTGTTTTCCTTGTGGCCTGGTTTGTCTACTCAACTACTCTTACATAAGAAGTGTGATTGTCTATGGAGttaaattattgttgttttgGTAAAATTCATGGTCCCTTCTGCTTCTTACAGGCCATGGTGTAGTGACGGATTTGGGCGCAAGTTACACTTCCATGATCATGCTTCTGTCCGTGATACCATTAGCGTTAATCCAAATTCCAAGAATTTTCCATTTATCTTATGCTCCTGAAGAAGGAATTTTTGTACTCATCAGTCTTGTTGTCTCAATCATGTTCCTGCTTTGCTACTTTTTCTATCAGGTAGGATTCCATTGCCTATCTTACCTTACCTTGATCAACGCTAATTTGCGTGAAAGCATATTCTTAACAGCTGATAATCTATGGAGCCTGACCTTATGTTACAGTTTTGCTTccaaacattaatttaatcctTTCATGAGCATTTTGGTAATTGGACCACATATCACTGATAAGTAAACAAGTTTTCTATTCCTAGTGGTTGTCTGCTGTAATTTGCGACTATAAACGTAGATGAGTCCGATACGTAGTTGAATTATTATCAGGTGGTTGTCTGctgtaattatactatttcTCGATCTTTTAGCAACAAGCGCATGTTTTATTACTTATGTTCGCGAGCGTCTAACTGTTGTAATCTTTGGTTTGACACAATCATGCAGTTCTTCCAGCCTTGGATTCAGAGGAGACGATTGCTGTACATTAAACACGAGCATTTAGTCGTAGACATCCTAAAACATTTGCAGAACGAGACGATGGGGAAACTCTTGACCGACAATGGATCTCCAAATGTGTCAACCATAAGAAGGTACCCTTTCTGTGGATAACATATGTCAGTACTTTGTTATTACATGATAGTCCTCCTGATACATATATGGCATTATATTCAACGCAGGCTATTTGAAGAGAAGGATCAAGATGGAGATAAGGTTATCTCTTTCTCTGAGCTCAAAGAATTTCTGCAAGAAATCAAATTCAGGAACCTCCAGTCGAAGGATGATAATAACACTGCTGAGATCATGAAGGAATTTGATATTGACGAGGATGAGAAAATAACAATGGATGAATTTGTGAATGGAATGACAAAGTGGCTTGATGATACGAAGGATGCGATGAACAAGAGATATCACTCGGTTAAATCACTCAAGGACATGTACCAGGTAAATGGATAAGCTATACAACTCTATCTGACATTTCCCAAAAATAATGAtgtttttttactataattgaATACTATGATCCCAATCTTGTCCACTGGCCTGAAATTTTTCATGTTGTCCGGTGACAGGTTCTTAAGCCTTGGATTCAGAAGAAGAGGGAAGAACGTGAAATGATGAAACATCTGATTCCAGATATTTTAGAACATCTTCAAGACTCTGTTTATGGGAGTCTTTTGGCAGACGATGGGACTCCAGATGTCCCTGCTATAAAAAGGTACTTTTCTTTTCAGCAAATTATCCCATCCTTAATTAGTATTATGCTTATTACATACATTGGTTGCAAGCGAGATCATGTTTAAGGTACAACTTCTGGTCTCATTCTTGCATAGTTTTTGGTTCAACTATGAATTCGTTTTCTGTGCTTGTCTAAATACGGTCATTGATCATGCTGCAGGTTGTTCAAAGACATCGATCTTGACAAAGACAACTGCATATCATACTTTGAGTTGAAGGAGCTGATGACGAATATCAAGTTTGGCATAATCCCATACGATGCAGATGTAGCAGCGTCCAAGATAATGGAAGAACTCGACATAAGTGGAGATCAGTTGATTGATGAAGAGGAATTTGTTACCGGATTGTCCAGATGGTTAAACACAGCTCGCAATCAAAGTCCTAACTCAGATGAGAGTGAAGACAATGATTATCAAGTACGtactaacaaaataaataaataaatttaattcccTTTTTCTCAAGACTGTAATAACCTTATAGATATGAAACCATGCAGAAAACATGGGAACAGACAGACAAGCTCGTGGAAGACAAGTTCATCGACAAGTCACCGTTAGCTTGGACAAAAGCTATAACTCTTTTAGTACTAGGAATCATCATGCTCGGGGTCCTAGCCGAACCTCTCATCCAAAGCGTTCACGATTTCTCTAAAGCTGCAAGAATCCCATCATTCTATGTTGCATTTATATTCGTCCCATTGGCCACCACAGCTCGATTAGCAGTGTCTGCCATCAATGAAGCCCGGAGGAAGAAACTACACACGACTTCTCTGACGTTGTCCGAGGTTTGTTTCTCTGCCaaggtgtaaatatatatacacaaccATCATTTCTTGACATTAACTT includes:
- the LOC105165819 gene encoding uncharacterized protein LOC105165819, which produces MKTSLVLLLVLFFASGAICRPLTNSSPGLVSDGVEEENRFSSYNTIGFKGIIGNSGSSREETCEQMYGFLPCSKTIPGHLFLILVYEYLLFHAESYVASGGERIFKILGPGVFGASAFQVIGSLPEALILLASGLSSSDEIAQECVLTGVGLLAGSSILLLTIIWGTCIILGSQSFSSHLHSNLSDNKRYNPLERLLFSLWPGHGVVTDLGASYTSMIMLLSVIPLALIQIPRIFHLSYAPEEGIFVLISLVVSIMFLLCYFFYQFFQPWIQRRRLLYIKHEHLVVDILKHLQNETMGKLLTDNGSPNVSTIRRLFEEKDQDGDKVISFSELKEFLQEIKFRNLQSKDDNNTAEIMKEFDIDEDEKITMDEFVNGMTKWLDDTKDAMNKRYHSVKSLKDMYQVLKPWIQKKREEREMMKHLIPDILEHLQDSVYGSLLADDGTPDVPAIKRLFKDIDLDKDNCISYFELKELMTNIKFGIIPYDADVAASKIMEELDISGDQLIDEEEFVTGLSRWLNTARNQSPNSDESEDNDYQKTWEQTDKLVEDKFIDKSPLAWTKAITLLVLGIIMLGVLAEPLIQSVHDFSKAARIPSFYVAFIFVPLATTARLAVSAINEARRKKLHTTSLTLSEIYGTVFMNNILGLAVLLSLIYFRGLSWNFSAEVLMVLLVSAIIGFLASFNTVFPVWTSILAYMLYPLSLILVYILGDSDWLS